The proteins below are encoded in one region of Silene latifolia isolate original U9 population chromosome 2, ASM4854445v1, whole genome shotgun sequence:
- the LOC141642502 gene encoding uncharacterized protein LOC141642502 has translation MATEVATTLPVVETPEVIKVEEATAPAVEPEAPAPAATEAPAVEEVATDVTEPAVEAEPVTEVKAEAETVTEAEPAAEEPAVEAAPEAEEKPATEEPAVEQPTEVVPTPTEAVEAPVEEAVEAPVEEAKAPEEEPAAAKEATTPAEEVPVEKTE, from the coding sequence GTTGCAACAACATTGCCAGTAGTAGAGACTCCTGAGGTGATCAAGGTCGAGGAGGCCACCGCCCCTGCTGTTGAACCTGAAGCACCAGCACCAGCTGCCACAGAGGCTCCAGCTGTGGAGGAGGTTGCAACTGATGTAACTGAGCCAGCTGTTGAAGCCGAGCCAGTAACTGAAGTCAAAGCCGAGGCAGAGACAGTAACAGAAGCTGAGCCAGCAGCTGAGGAGCCAGCTGTGGAGGCTGCCCCAGAAGCGGAAGAGAAGCCAGCTACCGAGGAACCAGCTGTTGAACAGCCAACAGAAGTGGTCCCCACTCCCACTGAAGCCGTCGAAGCCCCAGTTGAAGAGGCCGTCGAAGCTCCAGTTGAAGAGGCTAAGGCTCCAGAAGAGGAACCAGCTGCAGCAAAGGAGGCTACCACTCCAGCAGAAGAGGTTCCTGTGGAGAAGACCGAGTAA